The Petrotoga sp. 9PW.55.5.1 genome window below encodes:
- a CDS encoding endonuclease NucS domain-containing protein codes for MNLFTIDENGKLIPYKEYDFKDSNKEADLEVLLEKNPEYFFEESNILIIGRQVTTNLTTFIDLLGIDESGNTVVVELKRDKTPRETIAQLLEYASFVENLDYSQLNEIYQDYSGEDSSLEDYHQQYFQSDSDEKVSFNKSTRLIIVAQEISKEIRQTALFLRKKGIDIYCMEFKYFQTKSGEKIISSDFVVGEEEFIRQKVQSAPLPKINEKQFLSSLDKNGLEVFQKIFEFVKQQKDLMIRWGSKGFSLNIELDTGLVALFFGYPPNSAFKQSIYTGFVEITKKVNNSEEIIRFYKERLENLGYFIKAKSNLKWVIDEPYSENEVEQFISIVKDVILKIKERGLK; via the coding sequence ATGAATCTGTTTACTATTGATGAAAATGGAAAGTTAATTCCTTATAAGGAATATGATTTCAAGGATTCCAATAAGGAAGCAGATTTGGAAGTTTTGCTTGAGAAAAATCCCGAATATTTTTTTGAAGAAAGCAACATTCTCATAATTGGTCGTCAAGTTACTACAAACCTAACTACTTTTATAGATTTATTGGGTATAGATGAAAGTGGAAATACCGTAGTCGTGGAATTAAAGAGAGATAAAACTCCCAGGGAAACAATTGCTCAGTTATTAGAATATGCGTCTTTTGTTGAAAATTTAGACTATTCTCAGTTAAATGAGATTTATCAAGATTATTCTGGGGAGGATAGTAGTTTAGAAGATTATCATCAGCAATATTTCCAAAGTGATTCAGACGAAAAAGTTTCATTTAACAAGTCAACAAGACTTATCATAGTGGCCCAAGAAATTTCAAAAGAAATTCGACAAACAGCACTGTTTTTAAGGAAAAAAGGTATTGATATTTATTGTATGGAGTTTAAATATTTCCAAACCAAATCAGGAGAAAAAATAATATCAAGTGATTTTGTTGTTGGCGAAGAGGAATTTATACGTCAGAAAGTTCAATCGGCCCCACTACCCAAAATCAACGAGAAACAATTCCTAAGTTCTTTGGACAAAAACGGATTGGAAGTTTTTCAGAAGATATTTGAATTTGTAAAACAACAAAAAGACTTAATGATCAGATGGGGGTCAAAAGGATTTTCATTAAATATTGAGTTGGATACTGGTTTAGTTGCTCTGTTTTTTGGATATCCGCCTAATTCTGCATTCAAACAGAGTATTTACACAGGATTTGTAGAGATCACAAAAAAGGTTAACAACTCAGAGGAGATTATCAGGTTTTATAAAGAACGACTTGAAAATCTTGGTTATTTTATAAAAGCAAAATCAAATCTAAAATGGGTAATTGATGAACCTTATTCAGAAAATGAAGTTGAACAGTTTATTAGTATTGTAAAGGATGTAATTTTAAAAATAAAGGAAAGAGGTTTGAAATAA